From Luteococcus japonicus, one genomic window encodes:
- a CDS encoding LacI family DNA-binding transcriptional regulator — translation MARQGHRRQGATIWTVAERAGVSHQTVARYLRGEKLRPENQERVRQAIDELGYRFNDTASELATQQPRRIGALVFDVDDWAPQRVLAGAGEAARASGHILETIRADMDDPASIKQALHMMNRASLAGVVVLSPPDFVLEAMDFSSLQTPWLIEAEPRIPRGHPASLEHPIAKAVRHLAELGHQRFFYLGGPRGWPSAWNRETAYGTCVEDLGLVDCGRTHGPWGAVNGYAAVDHLPLDQMPTAIVAASDQIALGAIARLHKSGISVPGHVSITGFDGLKDAAFYAPPLTTVAIDFVGMGRRAVNSLLAGTGLGGAPELEGYCFAGELVPRRSSAPPAR, via the coding sequence ATGGCGCGGCAGGGGCATCGGCGGCAAGGAGCGACCATCTGGACGGTGGCCGAGAGAGCGGGAGTCAGTCACCAGACGGTCGCTCGGTATCTCCGCGGCGAGAAGCTGAGGCCTGAGAATCAAGAACGGGTGCGGCAGGCTATTGATGAGCTTGGTTACCGGTTCAACGACACCGCGAGTGAGCTGGCCACACAACAGCCGCGCCGCATCGGAGCGTTGGTTTTCGATGTTGATGACTGGGCCCCGCAGAGAGTTCTAGCAGGTGCTGGAGAGGCGGCCCGTGCGAGCGGACACATCTTGGAGACGATCCGGGCCGACATGGATGACCCTGCGTCAATCAAGCAGGCCCTACACATGATGAACCGCGCTTCGCTGGCGGGTGTGGTGGTGCTTTCGCCTCCAGACTTCGTGCTCGAGGCGATGGATTTTAGTTCCTTGCAGACCCCGTGGCTGATCGAGGCAGAGCCAAGGATCCCTCGGGGGCATCCGGCGTCGCTGGAGCATCCGATAGCAAAGGCCGTGAGGCATCTGGCGGAACTGGGGCATCAGAGATTTTTCTATCTGGGGGGTCCGCGCGGGTGGCCCTCAGCGTGGAATCGTGAGACGGCTTACGGTACCTGCGTTGAAGATCTGGGCTTGGTCGACTGCGGTCGCACCCATGGCCCATGGGGGGCCGTCAACGGTTACGCGGCGGTGGACCACCTTCCCCTAGACCAGATGCCCACCGCCATCGTCGCGGCGAGCGACCAGATCGCCCTGGGCGCCATCGCTCGGTTGCACAAGAGTGGCATTAGCGTCCCGGGTCACGTCAGCATCACCGGCTTTGACGGGCTCAAGGATGCAGCCTTCTACGCTCCGCCATTGACCACGGTGGCGATCGACTTCGTGGGGATGGGTCGCCGGGCGGTGAACTCTCTTCTTGCGGGGACGGGGCTCGGCGGCGCACCCGAACTTGAGGGCTACTGTTTCGCCGGTGAGCTCGTCCCCCGCAGATCGAGCGCGCCACCGGCGCGCTGA
- a CDS encoding cold-shock protein: protein MTTGIVKWFNAEKGFGFIAPEDGSADVFAHFSAIQGSGFKSLNENDRVEFEVVQGPKGAQAADIHVIS from the coding sequence ATGACTACTGGCATCGTGAAGTGGTTCAACGCCGAAAAGGGCTTCGGCTTCATCGCCCCCGAGGACGGCTCCGCCGACGTGTTCGCGCACTTCAGCGCCATCCAGGGCTCGGGCTTCAAGAGCCTCAACGAGAACGACCGCGTGGAGTTCGAGGTTGTCCAGGGCCCCAAGGGCGCCCAGGCCGCCGACATCCACGTGATCAGCTGA
- a CDS encoding peptidyl-tRNA hydrolase, with protein MQFAIRYDKKRPASHVDTCEAVARAAVALISSPEALEGEWRQAVDFWRDGRIRKLVRRARGQTRWAEVQTVPGVTVEQGGGAPDGEPGDEGVAGARAFVPAPVRPLGPVLKKLQVEGTELPDLHPSRTEGAVVTVGVSPHITMTTGKAAAQCAHAAQLAWEAMDEPTRQAWQADYFRLRVEVVDAERWASNPGRVQVVDAGFTELDGPTETTRAWWGGPQSSDSTRQETTRSEPVCSTVIPAASGAR; from the coding sequence ATGCAGTTTGCCATCCGTTATGACAAGAAGCGGCCAGCCAGCCATGTGGACACCTGCGAGGCCGTCGCCCGGGCCGCGGTGGCGCTGATCAGTTCCCCCGAGGCGCTCGAGGGGGAGTGGCGCCAGGCCGTCGACTTCTGGCGCGACGGAAGGATCCGCAAGCTGGTGCGCCGAGCTCGCGGCCAGACCCGCTGGGCCGAGGTGCAGACCGTTCCCGGAGTCACCGTCGAACAGGGTGGTGGCGCCCCCGACGGTGAGCCCGGCGATGAAGGTGTGGCGGGCGCCCGCGCCTTCGTCCCCGCCCCGGTGCGTCCGCTCGGCCCGGTGCTGAAGAAGCTGCAGGTGGAGGGCACCGAACTGCCCGATCTTCACCCCAGTCGCACCGAGGGGGCGGTGGTCACGGTCGGTGTCAGCCCTCACATCACGATGACCACGGGCAAGGCGGCCGCCCAGTGCGCGCACGCCGCCCAGCTGGCATGGGAGGCGATGGACGAACCCACCCGTCAGGCCTGGCAGGCCGATTACTTCCGGCTCCGCGTCGAGGTGGTCGACGCCGAGCGGTGGGCCAGCAATCCCGGCCGGGTGCAGGTGGTCGACGCCGGTTTCACCGAACTCGACGGTCCGACGGAGACCACCCGCGCCTGGTGGGGAGGACCTCAGTCCAGCGACAGCACACGACAGGAGACCACGCGCAGTGAGCCCGTCTGCTCCACGGTGATCCCCGCCGCATCCGGCGCCAGATAG
- a CDS encoding ABC transporter substrate-binding protein — MSRPQSELEYLARFRTAPISGVSRRAVLAGALSVGAVGLVGCGGSGGGGGSASGEVSFGNNQADEAPLKAIKANVAGFEKAHPDYKIKMNTVAHTTFQENINNYLQGAPDDVFAWFAGYRARFFAEKGMVGDISDVFGETKGIPASLKNACSTADGKQIVMPATYYPWVVQYRKSVWKKHGYEIPKTIDQFTELSKKMQKDGLTPMAFADKDGWEAMGMFDILNLRANGYQFHVDLMSGKEDWSQAKVAKVFDLWKGLLPYHQKDALGRTWQEAAQSLQQGKSGMYYLGTFMAQQFKTGAEQDDLDFFVFPEVDSTIGSGAIEAPTDGFMLSKRPKNEKGAKAFLSYLGSADAQMANVAADPSAIAVNENADPTKYTSLQKRMLEVMKGATDVAQFLDRDSRPDFASTVMGPAIQSFIKNPNDITSMLANVESQRKSIFGS; from the coding sequence ATGTCTCGTCCCCAATCTGAACTCGAGTACCTCGCGCGTTTCCGCACCGCTCCCATTTCGGGCGTCTCCCGTCGTGCAGTGCTGGCTGGAGCGCTCTCTGTGGGCGCTGTTGGCTTGGTTGGTTGTGGCGGTAGTGGAGGGGGTGGTGGTTCGGCCTCCGGGGAGGTGTCCTTCGGTAACAATCAGGCAGATGAAGCTCCCCTCAAGGCGATCAAGGCCAATGTTGCCGGTTTTGAGAAAGCGCACCCCGACTACAAGATCAAGATGAACACGGTGGCACACACCACCTTCCAGGAGAACATCAACAACTATCTGCAGGGCGCTCCGGACGATGTCTTCGCCTGGTTTGCCGGATACCGTGCTCGGTTCTTTGCCGAGAAGGGCATGGTTGGCGACATCTCTGACGTTTTCGGTGAGACCAAGGGGATTCCCGCCTCGCTCAAGAACGCTTGTTCCACGGCTGATGGCAAGCAGATCGTCATGCCCGCCACCTACTACCCGTGGGTTGTCCAGTACCGAAAGAGCGTCTGGAAGAAGCACGGTTACGAGATCCCCAAGACCATTGATCAGTTCACTGAGCTGTCCAAGAAGATGCAGAAGGACGGTCTGACCCCGATGGCCTTCGCCGACAAGGACGGTTGGGAAGCGATGGGCATGTTTGACATCCTTAACCTTCGCGCAAACGGCTACCAGTTCCATGTCGACCTGATGTCTGGCAAGGAGGATTGGTCGCAGGCCAAGGTGGCCAAGGTATTCGACCTGTGGAAGGGACTGCTTCCCTATCACCAGAAGGATGCGCTGGGCCGCACCTGGCAGGAGGCGGCGCAGAGTCTGCAGCAGGGGAAGTCCGGTATGTACTACTTGGGCACCTTCATGGCCCAGCAGTTCAAGACCGGCGCTGAACAGGACGACTTGGACTTCTTCGTGTTCCCCGAGGTGGACAGCACGATCGGTTCCGGTGCCATCGAGGCGCCGACCGATGGTTTCATGCTGAGCAAGCGCCCCAAGAACGAGAAGGGCGCAAAGGCCTTCCTGTCCTATCTGGGCAGTGCTGATGCCCAGATGGCCAATGTGGCCGCCGATCCGTCGGCGATCGCAGTCAACGAGAACGCCGATCCGACCAAGTACACCTCTCTACAGAAGCGCATGCTCGAGGTCATGAAGGGCGCCACCGATGTGGCCCAGTTCCTGGACCGTGACTCCCGCCCAGACTTCGCCTCGACCGTGATGGGCCCGGCGATCCAGAGCTTCATCAAGAATCCCAATGACATCACGTCGATGCTGGCCAACGTGGAGTCTCAGCGAAAGTCGATCTTCGGATCATGA
- a CDS encoding sulfurtransferase TusA family protein produces the protein MAKHVLETVGEVCPFRLIEAKKAMADLPVGDELVINFDCTQATESIPEWAAESGYPVTEFVKAPDFGWVITVQKAH, from the coding sequence ATGGCAAAGCACGTTCTGGAAACCGTCGGCGAGGTCTGCCCCTTCCGGCTGATCGAGGCCAAGAAGGCGATGGCCGATCTGCCCGTCGGCGACGAGCTGGTCATCAACTTCGACTGCACCCAGGCCACCGAGTCGATCCCCGAGTGGGCCGCGGAGTCCGGTTATCCCGTGACCGAGTTCGTCAAGGCACCCGACTTCGGCTGGGTCATCACGGTGCAGAAGGCGCACTGA
- a CDS encoding MFS transporter — translation MALTSPGTARWVTDGKIRQQGHDASVLAPQLTHHGSLLDEAHERPQLTTQHPDNSSITQVPGREDLVANVPGYGPTYVPVNEDAEFVKPKGRMGATVALGAPMSIDNSEGGVSKVFFPQIMNAFAVNDAALGLINSLYAKSERGKAFGTVRGISAGLGMLLTPALGQFGDNPNGWRYSPCSPRW, via the coding sequence ATGGCACTGACATCACCGGGCACTGCCCGGTGGGTGACCGACGGCAAGATCCGGCAACAGGGTCACGACGCATCGGTGCTGGCTCCACAGTTGACGCATCACGGCTCACTGCTCGATGAAGCACATGAAAGGCCTCAGTTGACCACGCAACACCCGGACAATTCGTCCATCACCCAGGTCCCCGGACGGGAGGACCTCGTCGCCAATGTTCCCGGCTACGGCCCCACCTACGTCCCCGTCAATGAGGACGCGGAGTTCGTGAAGCCCAAGGGCCGGATGGGGGCGACGGTCGCCCTGGGAGCGCCGATGTCCATCGACAACTCCGAGGGCGGTGTCTCCAAGGTCTTCTTCCCGCAGATCATGAACGCCTTCGCGGTCAATGACGCGGCCCTGGGCCTGATCAACTCGCTCTACGCCAAGTCCGAGCGTGGCAAGGCCTTCGGTACGGTGCGCGGCATCTCGGCCGGCCTGGGCATGCTGCTCACCCCGGCGCTGGGGCAGTTCGGTGACAACCCGAATGGCTGGCGATACTCCCCATGCTCACCTCGCTGGTGA
- a CDS encoding ROK family transcriptional regulator: MNDFDGLDSTSKRVALAVLRQGPVSRADLGRMLGLSAPSLTRLTKPLVARRLLVEGEPVAQNSTGRPSVPLDVNASRAHVVGAKFVTDALFAVVTDLKGTVVASHKVQQEFPSPESAVATLEELVLGWAAPWHPVGLGVSLGANVDADGNISRVSFLGWPDSPFRDLLAGATRLPCVVANDVHAFALAEHWFGFGRGCTDFAVATLGAGVGVALVCNDELVLGQAGRAGRVGDVTLDDGRRLRDVVVTSVVSQHVEAALGSALPTHASSEDLARFSHDPRVQVVLDDVARAMGQLVGQVCLYTAPEKVLISGEDAGLLRNHQTALHDGIRRYVQLRPEQIGIESLGFDEWARGSAAMAIRAHMTPRS; this comes from the coding sequence GTGAACGACTTCGACGGCCTGGACTCCACCTCGAAGCGCGTGGCCCTGGCGGTGCTCCGCCAAGGCCCCGTCTCCCGGGCCGATCTTGGGCGCATGCTGGGGCTCTCGGCCCCCAGCCTCACCCGGTTGACCAAGCCGCTGGTGGCCCGACGGTTGCTGGTGGAGGGCGAGCCGGTGGCGCAGAACTCCACCGGCCGCCCGTCGGTACCACTGGACGTCAACGCGTCACGGGCCCACGTCGTCGGCGCCAAGTTCGTCACCGACGCCCTGTTCGCCGTGGTCACCGATCTCAAGGGCACGGTGGTGGCCAGCCACAAGGTGCAGCAGGAGTTCCCCTCCCCCGAATCCGCCGTGGCTACGCTGGAAGAGTTGGTGCTCGGCTGGGCCGCTCCCTGGCACCCGGTGGGGCTGGGCGTGAGCCTGGGCGCCAATGTGGACGCCGACGGCAACATCAGCCGGGTCTCCTTCCTGGGCTGGCCAGACTCTCCCTTCCGGGATCTGCTGGCCGGGGCGACCAGGCTGCCGTGCGTGGTCGCCAATGACGTGCATGCCTTCGCGCTGGCCGAACACTGGTTCGGTTTCGGACGGGGCTGCACTGACTTCGCGGTGGCCACGCTGGGTGCCGGTGTCGGTGTCGCGCTGGTCTGCAATGACGAGCTGGTGCTGGGTCAGGCCGGGCGCGCGGGCCGGGTGGGCGACGTGACGCTCGACGACGGGCGTCGGCTGCGTGATGTGGTCGTCACCAGCGTGGTGAGCCAGCACGTCGAAGCGGCGCTGGGCAGTGCGCTGCCCACGCACGCCAGCAGTGAGGACCTGGCGCGTTTCTCCCATGATCCCCGGGTGCAGGTGGTGCTCGACGACGTGGCCCGGGCCATGGGGCAGCTGGTCGGGCAGGTGTGCCTGTACACCGCACCGGAGAAGGTACTGATCTCAGGCGAGGACGCGGGTTTGCTGCGCAACCATCAGACCGCCCTGCACGACGGGATCCGACGCTATGTCCAGCTGCGCCCCGAGCAGATCGGCATCGAGAGCCTGGGCTTCGACGAATGGGCCCGCGGATCGGCCGCCATGGCGATCCGCGCCCACATGACTCCGCGCTCATAA
- a CDS encoding bifunctional metallophosphatase/5'-nucleotidase, translating to MNTTGLARAAATGIAALTLVAGSAGFADAGKKAPKPKPSEAVACQQETNQLSIFAFNDFHGRLAASSPDTVAFFGTLEDARQTAGEDHSMVVSSGDNVGASLFPSAVQEDNPTVDVLNAMDIQSSTVGNHELDRGWRDLTGRLTERSEFPYLAANLYTKGTTTPALKPYEIVERDGLKIAVVGAITADLKSLVGTEVFNNVDLGDPVAAVNAQTEALTDGNQANGEADVVVASYHEGAAVSTPKTLDEALTSKPFASIVNETSPKVAAILTGHTHQNYTWQAPVPGTDRTRPVVESGSYGAFVGKVSLTLDNTQPMRPGNNKGRGKGAVKDPGAELRGTVCAASAENLAVKPSAEVPALVAKYPRVAEVQKITTDALSQAKIIGSRVIAKSTAPASRGLKADGTPDNRAVESTMSNMVAQMFFDTLGKGDADFIGVQNPGGTRADLAAGDITYAQAAAILPFANTLMTTQITGAQVKTMLEQQWQTNADGSIPSRAYLQLGLSKNVTYTYDESRPMGDRITSIAVNGKAIDPAKLYTVGSGNFLITGGDNFRVLAEGQNSRDTGASDLAAWVEWLTANKTVSPSFARGAVSVKETPKTLTAGQATTFTVGAPQGALQTDTLDMKSAGAVANTSLVASIGDVQVGTATVSDGKATLTVTVPESVAKGAAVLTLKAAPSGTVVSIPVTIA from the coding sequence ATGAACACGACCGGTCTGGCGCGAGCCGCCGCCACGGGCATCGCCGCCCTCACCCTCGTCGCTGGAAGCGCTGGCTTCGCCGACGCCGGCAAGAAGGCCCCCAAGCCGAAGCCGTCGGAAGCCGTCGCCTGCCAGCAGGAGACGAACCAGCTGTCGATCTTCGCCTTCAACGACTTCCACGGCCGGCTGGCCGCCTCGAGCCCCGACACCGTCGCCTTCTTCGGCACCCTGGAGGACGCCCGCCAGACCGCCGGCGAGGACCACTCCATGGTGGTCTCCAGCGGTGACAATGTGGGCGCCTCGCTCTTCCCGTCGGCCGTGCAGGAGGACAATCCCACCGTCGACGTCCTCAATGCGATGGACATCCAGTCCTCCACCGTCGGCAACCACGAGCTGGACCGCGGATGGAGGGACCTGACCGGCCGCCTCACCGAACGCTCGGAATTCCCCTACCTGGCGGCCAACCTGTACACCAAGGGCACCACCACCCCGGCGCTCAAGCCCTACGAGATCGTCGAGCGCGACGGACTGAAGATCGCCGTCGTGGGTGCCATCACCGCAGACCTGAAGAGCCTGGTGGGCACCGAGGTCTTCAACAATGTGGACCTGGGCGATCCGGTGGCCGCGGTCAATGCGCAGACCGAGGCCCTGACCGACGGCAACCAGGCCAATGGCGAGGCCGACGTCGTGGTGGCCAGCTACCACGAGGGTGCCGCCGTCAGCACCCCGAAGACGCTCGACGAGGCGCTGACCAGCAAGCCCTTCGCCAGCATCGTCAACGAGACCTCCCCGAAGGTCGCGGCCATCCTCACCGGCCACACCCACCAGAACTACACCTGGCAGGCACCGGTTCCGGGCACCGACCGCACCCGTCCCGTGGTCGAGTCCGGCAGCTACGGCGCCTTCGTCGGCAAGGTCAGCCTGACACTGGACAACACCCAGCCGATGAGGCCCGGCAACAACAAGGGCAGGGGGAAGGGGGCCGTCAAGGATCCGGGCGCTGAACTGCGCGGCACCGTCTGCGCCGCCTCCGCGGAGAACCTGGCCGTCAAGCCGTCGGCCGAGGTGCCCGCCCTGGTGGCCAAGTACCCGCGCGTGGCCGAGGTGCAGAAGATCACCACCGACGCCCTGTCCCAGGCCAAGATCATCGGCTCCCGCGTGATCGCCAAGTCCACCGCCCCCGCGAGCCGAGGCCTCAAGGCCGATGGCACTCCCGACAACCGCGCCGTCGAGAGCACCATGAGCAACATGGTGGCCCAGATGTTCTTCGACACCCTGGGCAAGGGCGACGCGGACTTCATCGGCGTCCAGAACCCGGGCGGTACCCGCGCGGACCTGGCAGCCGGCGACATCACCTACGCCCAGGCCGCGGCCATCCTGCCCTTCGCCAACACGCTGATGACCACCCAGATCACCGGCGCCCAGGTGAAGACCATGCTCGAGCAGCAGTGGCAGACCAATGCCGACGGCTCCATCCCCAGCCGCGCCTACCTGCAGCTGGGGCTGAGCAAGAACGTCACCTACACCTACGACGAGTCACGTCCGATGGGTGACCGAATCACGTCGATCGCGGTCAACGGCAAGGCCATCGATCCGGCCAAGCTGTACACCGTCGGTTCGGGCAACTTCCTGATCACCGGTGGCGACAACTTCCGCGTGCTCGCCGAGGGCCAGAACAGCCGCGACACCGGCGCCAGCGATCTGGCCGCCTGGGTGGAGTGGCTGACCGCGAACAAGACGGTCTCGCCGAGCTTCGCCCGCGGTGCCGTCAGCGTCAAGGAGACCCCGAAGACCCTGACCGCTGGCCAGGCCACCACCTTCACCGTCGGCGCCCCGCAGGGTGCGCTGCAGACCGACACCCTGGACATGAAGTCGGCCGGTGCCGTGGCCAACACCTCGCTGGTGGCCAGCATCGGCGACGTGCAGGTGGGTACCGCGACGGTCAGCGACGGCAAGGCCACCCTCACGGTGACCGTGCCCGAGAGTGTCGCCAAGGGTGCCGCCGTCCTGACCCTGAAGGCCGCCCCTTCCGGCACCGTGGTGAGCATCCCGGTCACCATCGCCTGA
- a CDS encoding GH32 C-terminal domain-containing protein — translation MLTVDRSTTRYPHGDRRSVTLPEASADGLLRLQLARDRSVDELFLADGLVSFTMRSYLAPDAAGITVEQTGSLRVVSCRVLSLD, via the coding sequence GTGCTCACTGTCGATCGTTCCACCACGCGTTATCCGCACGGGGATCGACGCAGCGTCACCCTGCCCGAAGCCAGCGCCGACGGCCTGCTGCGCCTGCAGCTGGCGCGCGACCGCTCGGTGGACGAGCTCTTCCTGGCCGACGGTCTGGTCAGTTTCACGATGCGCAGCTATCTGGCGCCGGATGCGGCGGGGATCACCGTGGAGCAGACGGGCTCACTGCGCGTGGTCTCCTGTCGTGTGCTGTCGCTGGACTGA
- a CDS encoding GH92 family glycosyl hydrolase codes for MPQTSATDDVQGHGPVLTPSPGPTNPMASMPRAGLKHGTVHHFRQQVAGGSTRIGGGFRVRPGTVFELAVFPDLEHDPTRNDSPDPNFDGCSLGVEFITETGSVTLRDQHEHVIDGSRQCLVADNWNLLQLSLDELVGQRVEQVLLASRAGLVGSGWLQVFGMRPRPVEEPDVVDRVRTTRGTHSAFLYSRGNALPLTCVPQGFNFLVPLTESRDRNWLYGWHRDGGPVPKLSALAFCHQPSPWIADRSAFQIMPWQGHMTASPTKRARAFSHDDEIDRPHYYRVDLDGGIRAEMTPTSRAGVFKFTFTESARHGVVLDQPFVGTMHTETLDDGRVAFHASIAPAEGWTVGLHRPSPPAYVYGETNAPAAVHRARERRSPLEGIVVINGKRLHKSWFGKLTVPLPRPQAAILETEADVLEVRAAMSFLGVEQARRNLEMEVGQASFDDIAGRAHATWTELLGRLEIDGGTLDQRITAWSNLACLYSWPNDHHENVGSPEEPRWAYASPFRPAGAHTPDHTGCQVVDGQLSVNNGYWDTFRTCWPLYSLLTPEKAPELLGGILQQYRDGGWMARWSAPGYVDCMPGTSSDAIFADASLAHTFASGSDELAAYDSALRNATGPSDSVLTGRKGIGKGRFVGWIDTDTEEGLAWTMDNASCDAAISLWSGRLAVRATNDPRLAGRREELEANEVWFANRALAHAEMFDAGIGFYQGRRPDGGWRVEPKDFDPRHWGHDYTETNAWGQAFHAPHDGALLAKLLGGEHALADKLDEMLRTPAVTSPAMWGSYTYNTQEMNEAQADGIGQLAISNQPAHHIPFMYLFAGQPHKTQWLTRELLDKKFVGSEIGQGYPGDEDNGEMSGYWLLLAMGLYPVFVGGGELAITAPLFAKMAWNRTDGTRLEIRATGIEHRYIQSLRVNGELWNAVTIPAELVRGNALLEFELGPEPSSWGAGTRPWSASTATGKARRWQPDRTPAASYDGPECLVDDRGENHADLSAGDVVSFTWEQPFTPLYLTVTSPEAAAPGLRVEVRCDGEWADAAVVTRSTPHPDQTAAYRVGSEPIDGLRLVATAPCRLSQVEVY; via the coding sequence ATGCCCCAGACCAGCGCCACCGACGACGTCCAGGGCCACGGCCCCGTCCTGACTCCTTCGCCCGGCCCCACCAACCCGATGGCCTCGATGCCCCGGGCCGGTCTGAAGCATGGCACGGTGCACCACTTCCGGCAGCAGGTGGCAGGCGGATCCACCCGGATCGGCGGCGGGTTCAGGGTCCGGCCCGGCACCGTCTTCGAGCTGGCCGTCTTCCCGGACCTGGAGCACGACCCCACCCGCAATGACTCCCCGGACCCCAACTTCGACGGCTGCTCGCTGGGCGTCGAGTTCATCACGGAAACGGGCTCTGTCACCCTGCGCGACCAGCACGAACACGTCATCGACGGCAGCAGGCAGTGCCTGGTGGCGGACAACTGGAACCTCTTGCAGCTCTCCCTCGACGAGCTGGTCGGCCAGCGGGTGGAGCAGGTGCTGCTGGCCAGCCGCGCAGGACTGGTGGGTTCCGGCTGGCTGCAGGTCTTCGGGATGCGGCCCCGCCCCGTGGAGGAGCCCGACGTCGTCGACCGGGTGCGCACCACCCGCGGCACCCACTCGGCCTTCCTCTACTCCCGGGGCAATGCGCTGCCGCTGACCTGCGTGCCGCAGGGCTTCAACTTCCTCGTCCCGCTCACGGAGAGTCGGGATCGCAACTGGCTCTACGGCTGGCACCGCGACGGGGGCCCGGTTCCCAAGCTGTCCGCGCTGGCCTTCTGTCACCAGCCCAGCCCGTGGATCGCGGACCGTTCCGCCTTCCAGATCATGCCCTGGCAAGGTCACATGACGGCGTCGCCGACCAAGCGGGCCCGCGCCTTCAGCCATGACGACGAGATCGACCGCCCGCACTACTACCGGGTGGACCTCGACGGGGGGATCCGGGCGGAGATGACGCCCACGTCGCGCGCCGGGGTCTTCAAGTTCACCTTCACCGAGTCCGCCCGGCACGGCGTCGTGCTGGACCAGCCCTTCGTCGGCACCATGCACACCGAGACACTCGACGACGGGCGGGTGGCCTTCCACGCCTCCATCGCTCCGGCCGAAGGATGGACCGTCGGCCTGCACCGGCCCAGTCCACCGGCCTATGTCTACGGCGAGACCAATGCACCCGCCGCCGTGCACCGCGCTCGCGAACGTCGCAGCCCGCTGGAGGGCATCGTCGTCATCAACGGCAAGCGGCTGCACAAGTCCTGGTTCGGCAAGCTGACCGTTCCGCTGCCGCGCCCGCAGGCCGCCATCCTGGAGACCGAGGCCGACGTGCTGGAAGTACGCGCGGCGATGAGTTTCCTCGGCGTCGAGCAGGCGCGCCGGAACCTGGAGATGGAGGTGGGGCAGGCCAGCTTCGACGACATCGCCGGCCGTGCCCACGCCACCTGGACCGAGCTGCTGGGGCGCCTGGAGATCGACGGCGGGACGCTGGACCAGCGGATCACGGCCTGGTCCAACCTGGCCTGCCTGTACTCGTGGCCCAATGACCACCACGAGAACGTCGGCAGCCCAGAAGAGCCCCGCTGGGCCTACGCCTCGCCCTTCCGTCCGGCTGGAGCACACACCCCTGACCACACCGGCTGCCAGGTGGTCGACGGGCAGCTGAGCGTCAACAACGGCTACTGGGACACCTTCCGAACCTGCTGGCCGCTGTACTCGCTGCTCACGCCGGAGAAGGCCCCCGAGCTGCTGGGCGGCATCCTGCAGCAGTACCGCGACGGCGGCTGGATGGCGCGCTGGTCCGCCCCCGGCTACGTCGACTGCATGCCCGGCACCAGCTCGGACGCCATCTTCGCCGACGCCTCGCTGGCGCACACCTTCGCCTCGGGCTCCGACGAGCTGGCCGCCTACGACTCGGCGCTCCGCAATGCCACCGGACCGTCGGACTCAGTGCTGACCGGCCGCAAGGGGATCGGCAAGGGACGTTTCGTCGGATGGATCGACACCGACACGGAGGAGGGGCTGGCCTGGACCATGGACAACGCCTCCTGCGATGCAGCCATCTCCCTGTGGTCCGGGCGGCTGGCGGTCCGCGCGACGAACGATCCGCGCCTGGCCGGCAGGCGTGAGGAGCTGGAGGCCAATGAGGTCTGGTTCGCCAACCGCGCCCTGGCCCACGCAGAGATGTTCGACGCCGGGATCGGTTTCTACCAGGGCCGTCGGCCCGACGGTGGCTGGCGCGTGGAGCCCAAGGACTTCGACCCGCGCCACTGGGGCCACGACTACACCGAGACCAATGCCTGGGGGCAGGCCTTCCACGCCCCGCACGACGGCGCCCTGCTGGCCAAGCTGTTGGGTGGGGAACACGCCTTGGCGGACAAGCTCGACGAGATGTTGCGGACCCCGGCGGTGACCAGCCCGGCGATGTGGGGCAGCTACACCTACAACACGCAGGAGATGAACGAGGCCCAGGCCGACGGCATCGGGCAGCTGGCCATCAGCAACCAGCCGGCGCACCACATTCCGTTCATGTACCTGTTCGCCGGACAGCCGCACAAGACGCAGTGGTTGACGCGGGAGCTGCTGGACAAGAAGTTCGTCGGCTCGGAGATCGGCCAAGGCTACCCGGGCGACGAGGACAACGGCGAGATGAGCGGCTACTGGCTGCTGCTGGCCATGGGCCTCTACCCGGTCTTCGTCGGCGGGGGAGAGTTGGCGATCACCGCGCCCCTGTTCGCGAAGATGGCGTGGAACCGCACCGACGGAACCCGGCTGGAGATCCGTGCGACGGGCATCGAGCACCGCTACATCCAGTCCCTGCGGGTCAACGGGGAGCTGTGGAATGCCGTCACCATTCCGGCCGAGCTGGTCCGCGGCAATGCGCTGCTGGAGTTCGAGCTGGGCCCCGAGCCGTCCAGCTGGGGTGCAGGAACGCGCCCGTGGAGTGCGTCGACGGCCACCGGAAAGGCCCGACGCTGGCAGCCGGACCGTACCCCGGCGGCCAGCTACGACGGACCCGAGTGCCTGGTGGACGACCGGGGCGAGAATCATGCGGACCTCTCGGCCGGTGACGTGGTCAGCTTCACCTGGGAGCAGCCCTTCACGCCGCTCTACCTCACCGTGACCAGCCCCGAAGCGGCCGCACCCGGTCTGCGCGTCGAGGTCCGTTGCGACGGGGAGTGGGCCGACGCCGCCGTGGTCACCCGCTCCACCCCGCACCCGGACCAGACGGCCGCCTACCGGGTGGGTTCCGAGCCGATCGACGGGCTGCGCCTGGTGGCTACCGCACCCTGCCGGCTCAGCCAGGTGGAGGTCTACTGA